From Bacillota bacterium, one genomic window encodes:
- a CDS encoding diguanylate cyclase has protein sequence MVDSVNSEQRTEKTEWGLDFLERIVDSLPDGVIAVDREGKVVVWNRAVEEMTGVRKEEVLGRGEYAYAAPFYGERRPILVNILLGNGKEWESGYEKVERKGQILVGEGFAPYAYGGRGLHFWTIAAPIYDEAGNLLGAVQCIRDIGGRKQMEDELRHWSTHDALTGLYNRAFFEEELRRLEKGRSFPVSLILCDLDGLKVVNDTLGHGWGDELLRRAAKVIARCVRGSDLVARVGGDEFAVVLSQTDRATAGEVARRITQAVEEDNAARPEFPLSISVGTATAEDPGCPLVEVYKEADYAMYRDKLAREAEPRGIRKKADQLAFLYDFSRTVSGSLEVSEVAQRALEAVLKVTGATSGSVVMLSEGMPAALAAETAATLEPGDEFRIVPAGEVVAAVEREGRAVHFDSRPGAGMAAERRPAVAVPLTVGGKVTGVLTVAGRPEGVPFSEDEAAFLTTLGTGLGLALENARLFRRLQARAAMLERLIDLGQELAGHLDESKVLETALAGVGEVLGAQGRALHLLDEKTGELVLKASSGMSAELQERAARVRPEGSLLGEALRRGEPVAVDDTAAAGPGMQPPYYAPEARAMAVAPVRAGGKILGTLKVYSPVPRRWSEEEVGYLATVAGQVGLALENARLYVSLRQYYLSALQALAAALEAKDMYTRGHSVRVARLAQACARVIGLSDEEQEQLYLAALLHDIGKIGVPESILLKSGPLEPAEWEEVKSHPVVGGRIVEPARFPPQVVAAIRHHHEDYDGGGYPDGLAGEKIPLLARIISAADAYDAMTSDRPYRRARTAEEAIEELCRGVGRQFDPRVVEAFLRIPAPEMEKI, from the coding sequence ATGGTGGATAGCGTGAACTCAGAACAGCGAACGGAAAAGACAGAGTGGGGATTGGACTTTCTCGAGAGGATCGTCGACTCCCTCCCGGATGGCGTCATTGCCGTCGACCGCGAAGGCAAGGTGGTCGTGTGGAACCGGGCCGTAGAGGAAATGACGGGGGTCAGGAAGGAAGAAGTGCTGGGCAGGGGCGAATACGCCTACGCCGCCCCGTTTTACGGGGAACGCAGGCCCATCCTCGTGAACATCCTGCTCGGCAACGGCAAAGAGTGGGAGAGTGGATACGAGAAGGTCGAGAGGAAGGGGCAAATCCTTGTCGGTGAAGGGTTCGCCCCCTATGCTTACGGCGGCAGAGGCCTTCATTTCTGGACCATTGCGGCGCCAATCTATGATGAGGCGGGGAACTTGCTCGGGGCGGTTCAGTGCATCCGCGACATCGGTGGGCGCAAGCAGATGGAGGACGAACTGAGGCACTGGAGCACCCACGACGCTCTTACCGGACTTTACAACCGCGCCTTCTTCGAGGAGGAACTGCGGCGGCTGGAGAAAGGTCGCTCCTTTCCCGTGAGTCTCATCCTCTGCGACCTCGATGGCCTGAAGGTGGTTAACGACACCCTGGGCCACGGGTGGGGCGACGAGCTCTTGCGCCGCGCCGCCAAGGTGATCGCAAGATGCGTCAGGGGGTCCGACCTGGTGGCCCGGGTCGGTGGAGATGAATTTGCCGTGGTGTTGTCGCAAACGGACCGGGCGACGGCGGGGGAAGTGGCGCGGCGCATAACACAGGCAGTGGAGGAGGATAATGCGGCGCGCCCCGAGTTCCCCTTGAGCATTTCGGTGGGCACGGCCACGGCCGAAGATCCGGGGTGTCCACTGGTCGAGGTATATAAGGAGGCCGACTACGCCATGTACAGGGACAAGCTTGCCAGGGAGGCAGAGCCGCGGGGTATCCGGAAAAAAGCGGACCAGCTCGCCTTTCTCTACGATTTCTCCCGGACGGTGTCCGGTAGCCTCGAAGTGAGCGAGGTGGCGCAGCGGGCCTTGGAGGCGGTGCTGAAGGTGACCGGCGCCACCAGCGGGTCCGTGGTGATGCTGAGCGAGGGGATGCCGGCGGCCTTGGCTGCCGAGACGGCGGCGACCCTGGAGCCCGGCGACGAGTTCCGGATCGTGCCGGCTGGTGAAGTTGTTGCTGCCGTTGAGCGGGAAGGGCGCGCCGTGCACTTCGACAGCCGCCCCGGAGCCGGTATGGCTGCAGAAAGGCGGCCGGCGGTAGCCGTGCCCCTCACGGTAGGGGGCAAGGTGACGGGCGTGTTGACCGTCGCGGGCCGGCCTGAAGGCGTGCCCTTCAGCGAGGACGAGGCCGCTTTCTTGACCACCCTGGGCACCGGCCTGGGCCTGGCGCTGGAGAACGCGCGCCTTTTTCGCCGGTTGCAGGCGAGGGCGGCCATGCTGGAACGCCTGATCGACCTGGGGCAGGAGTTGGCTGGCCACCTCGATGAGAGCAAGGTGCTCGAGACGGCTCTGGCTGGTGTAGGGGAGGTCCTTGGCGCGCAGGGGCGTGCGCTGCACCTGCTTGACGAGAAGACGGGCGAACTGGTGCTCAAGGCTAGCTCGGGTATGAGCGCGGAGCTACAGGAAAGAGCGGCCCGTGTCCGGCCGGAGGGTAGCCTGCTGGGCGAAGCGCTCCGGAGAGGGGAGCCTGTTGCGGTGGACGATACGGCCGCCGCCGGGCCCGGCATGCAGCCGCCCTATTACGCGCCCGAGGCGCGGGCAATGGCCGTGGCGCCGGTAAGAGCAGGGGGGAAGATACTGGGCACTCTGAAGGTCTACTCTCCGGTACCGCGACGCTGGTCAGAGGAAGAGGTTGGGTATCTGGCCACCGTGGCGGGCCAGGTGGGCCTGGCGCTGGAAAACGCCCGCCTCTATGTGTCACTGCGCCAGTATTACCTGAGTGCCTTGCAGGCGCTGGCAGCGGCTCTGGAGGCCAAGGACATGTACACGCGGGGGCACTCCGTGCGGGTGGCCCGGCTGGCGCAGGCGTGCGCCCGCGTCATTGGCCTAAGCGATGAGGAGCAGGAGCAGCTCTACTTGGCCGCGCTCCTGCACGACATAGGTAAAATCGGCGTGCCCGAGAGCATTCTTCTGAAGTCCGGACCCCTTGAGCCAGCGGAGTGGGAGGAGGTTAAGAGCCACCCTGTGGTGGGAGGAAGGATCGTGGAGCCGGCCAGGTTTCCTCCCCAGGTGGTCGCTGCCATACGGCACCACCATGAGGACTATGACGGGGGCGGCTACCCAGACGGCCTGGCAGGGGAGAAGATACCTCTCCTGGCGCGCATTATCAGCGCAGCTGACGCCTATGACGCCATGACGTCCGACAGGCCTTACCGGCGCGCACGCACGGCCGAAGAAGCAATCGAGGAGCTGTGCCGGGGAGTAGGGCGGCAGTTTGACCCGCGCGTGGTGGAGGCGTTCCTGCGGATTCCTGCCCCAGAAATGGAAAAAATTG
- a CDS encoding DNA-binding protein, producing MEYITAKEAAEKWGISQRRVQVLCEQGRVSGAVRLGWVWAIPKDAQKPADSRYRGKKHATISHE from the coding sequence ATGGAATATATTACTGCTAAAGAAGCTGCTGAGAAGTGGGGTATATCTCAACGACGGGTACAAGTCTTATGCGAGCAAGGGCGAGTATCGGGGGCAGTGCGTCTCGGCTGGGTCTGGGCGATTCCTAAAGATGCCCAAAAACCGGCAGACTCAAGGTATAGAGGCAAGAAGCATGCAACGATATCGCATGAATAG
- a CDS encoding metal-sensing transcriptional repressor, with protein MNKQQVLNLLKTSKGQIEGVIKMIEDDRYCVDISKQILAVQAQLKKANLKIIDQHIKHCVKEAFKEGYGDEKINEIIELIDKYAK; from the coding sequence ATGAACAAACAGCAGGTACTTAACCTTTTGAAAACTTCAAAAGGGCAAATAGAAGGCGTAATAAAAATGATTGAGGATGACCGGTACTGTGTTGATATATCAAAACAGATACTGGCGGTACAGGCACAATTAAAAAAGGCAAATTTAAAAATAATCGATCAGCACATAAAGCATTGTGTAAAGGAGGCTTTTAAAGAAGGGTATGGGGATGAAAAGATAAATGAAATAATCGAACTTATTGATAAATATGCAAAGTAA